In Pseudofrankia saprophytica, one genomic interval encodes:
- a CDS encoding SDR family NAD(P)-dependent oxidoreductase: protein MNDVNGALLAERGRAAEPADHRLDGLWTVVTGGSKGIGLGIAEGFVAAGANVMIVARNADDLDRAGDALRRRAGADQVVVTTRADTSDTDSIEQLFGAIQATFPRLDVYVANAGSGIMRPFLEIPLEEWNQTIALNLTGTFLGCQRAAQAMLAGGGSADGGPADDGPADGGANRAILVVSSIRSLGVRPGRLAYSVTKAGLNQLVRVAAYELASRQIRVNALLPGITATPLALEGNPEVFAEASASVPLGRAGTAQDMAAAAVYLCSPAARFVTGVSLVVDGGESLW from the coding sequence ATGAACGATGTCAACGGGGCGCTGCTCGCGGAGCGCGGACGAGCGGCGGAGCCGGCGGATCACCGACTGGACGGTCTCTGGACGGTGGTGACCGGTGGAAGCAAGGGGATCGGCCTCGGCATCGCGGAGGGCTTCGTCGCCGCCGGAGCGAACGTGATGATCGTTGCCCGTAACGCCGACGATCTCGATCGAGCTGGCGACGCGTTGCGCAGGCGGGCTGGCGCCGACCAGGTCGTGGTGACCACCCGTGCGGATACCAGCGACACCGACTCGATCGAGCAGCTGTTCGGTGCCATCCAGGCCACCTTCCCCCGCCTCGACGTCTACGTCGCCAACGCGGGCAGCGGGATCATGCGGCCATTCCTCGAGATCCCGCTCGAGGAGTGGAACCAGACCATCGCGCTGAACCTCACCGGGACCTTCCTCGGCTGCCAGCGGGCGGCGCAGGCGATGCTGGCCGGCGGTGGATCGGCGGACGGCGGCCCGGCGGACGACGGGCCGGCGGACGGCGGCGCGAACCGCGCCATCCTGGTCGTCTCGTCGATCCGCTCGCTCGGCGTCCGTCCCGGGCGTCTCGCGTACTCGGTCACCAAGGCGGGTCTCAACCAGCTCGTCCGGGTCGCCGCCTACGAGCTGGCCAGCCGCCAGATCCGGGTCAACGCGCTGCTCCCCGGCATCACCGCGACCCCGTTGGCGCTGGAGGGAAATCCGGAGGTCTTCGCCGAGGCGTCGGCGTCGGTACCGCTCGGCCGGGCGGGCACCGCGCAGGACATGGCGGCGGCGGCGGTGTACCTGTGCAGTCCGGCCGCCCGGTTCGTCACCGGCGTCAGCCTCGTCGTCGACGGCGGCGAGTCCCTGTGGTGA
- a CDS encoding CaiB/BaiF CoA transferase family protein, translating into MLPEGDGTRTDPLVDDGTRRPRTRRGPLSGIRVADFCWMGVGSVATRMLADFGAEVIKIENRARLDTPRRLPIYKDDPRSYGNEDPNPDPNKGGLFNNYCRNKLGVTINMRSPRGHELAEKLIAKSSVVTENFAPGVMERWGLTYERIQELSPEAIYAHMSGFGQTGPHSSYRSYGPIVQAVSGLTFISGLPDREPSGWGFSYMDNQAAYYNSAALLMAIMHRNATGKGNQIDVSAVEAGVSLLGPDLLDVIVNSRPTRRPSFPPGNRLQYPQAAPHGVYPCTGEDRWVAIAVFDDADWERLVEIMGSPAWASAPRFGSQQDRFDNQDALDGHLSEWTRSREPHEVMHLLQRGGVCAGAVQDARDLNEVDPQVAHYDLFFELDHPVIGPARFEGNPMRFSRIEQDNWRSAPLLGEDNSYVFTEILGLSDDEVRELAAVGAI; encoded by the coding sequence ATGCTGCCTGAAGGTGATGGAACACGTACCGATCCGTTGGTCGACGACGGCACCCGACGGCCGCGGACACGGCGCGGGCCACTCTCCGGAATCCGGGTAGCCGACTTCTGCTGGATGGGCGTCGGCTCGGTGGCCACGCGGATGCTGGCCGACTTCGGCGCCGAGGTCATCAAGATCGAGAACCGTGCCCGCCTGGACACGCCGCGGCGCCTTCCCATCTACAAGGACGATCCCCGGTCCTACGGAAACGAGGACCCGAACCCGGACCCGAACAAGGGCGGCCTGTTCAACAACTACTGCCGCAACAAGCTCGGCGTCACCATCAACATGCGCTCGCCGCGGGGCCACGAACTGGCCGAGAAGCTGATCGCGAAGAGCAGCGTCGTGACCGAGAACTTCGCTCCCGGGGTCATGGAGCGATGGGGGCTGACCTACGAGCGGATCCAGGAGCTCTCCCCGGAGGCCATCTACGCGCACATGAGCGGGTTCGGCCAGACCGGCCCGCACAGCTCCTACCGCAGCTACGGCCCAATTGTCCAGGCGGTCAGCGGCCTGACGTTCATCAGCGGGCTTCCCGACCGGGAACCGTCCGGCTGGGGCTTCTCCTATATGGACAACCAGGCGGCCTACTACAACAGCGCCGCGCTGCTCATGGCCATCATGCACCGTAACGCGACCGGAAAGGGCAACCAGATCGATGTCTCGGCCGTCGAGGCCGGCGTCAGCCTGCTCGGTCCCGACCTGCTCGACGTCATCGTCAACTCACGGCCGACCCGGCGCCCCAGCTTCCCACCGGGTAACCGCCTGCAGTATCCACAGGCCGCGCCGCATGGCGTGTACCCGTGTACCGGCGAGGACCGGTGGGTCGCCATCGCGGTCTTCGACGACGCCGACTGGGAACGGCTCGTCGAAATCATGGGCAGCCCGGCCTGGGCGTCCGCTCCCCGCTTCGGGAGCCAGCAGGACCGGTTCGACAACCAGGATGCGCTCGACGGCCACCTGTCGGAGTGGACGAGAAGCCGCGAGCCGCACGAGGTGATGCATCTGCTGCAGCGCGGTGGCGTCTGTGCCGGGGCAGTTCAGGATGCGCGTGATCTGAACGAGGTCGACCCGCAGGTCGCGCACTACGACCTGTTCTTCGAGCTCGACCATCCCGTGATCGGGCCTGCCCGCTTCGAAGGCAATCCGATGAGGTTCTCGCGCATCGAACAGGACAACTGGCGCTCGGCCCCGCTGCTCGGCGAGGACAACTCCTACGTCTTCACCGAGATCCTCGGCCTCTCCGACGACGAGGTGCGCGAACTCGCCGCCGTGGGCGCGATCTAG
- a CDS encoding CaiB/BaiF CoA transferase family protein encodes MSETDGRGAAPYTGLVVVELADDPAGEQTGKQLAELGADVIKVEPPEGSRSRRTGPFARDVVGVDTSLTFWTYNAGKRSVILDGSASGRAALRALIAKADVLLATLRPSELAAAGLDYQQLLETHPRLVIMSVTPFGLEGPWAGYRTSDLVGLAAGGPLMSCGYDDHSIPPIRPGGNQGYQTAASFAHCGLLLALIERQQTGTGQLVDVSMHCSLAVSGELANPYWFYPKVLVQRQTSRHAQPEMTQPALFRCADDRWIYFALILAEQKPWEALVDWMASLDLAVDLTDAEYSDLTYRQQNFYHVQELIEVFFLLMDSATAYHEGQRRGLPIGPVQAPEDLLDDPHLAARNFFAPFSDDQGATALVPTSPFRFSSFAVPSPRRAPRLGENTAEILADLGEAQHRGIPG; translated from the coding sequence ATGAGCGAAACCGACGGGCGGGGTGCCGCGCCCTACACGGGGCTCGTCGTCGTCGAACTAGCTGACGACCCCGCCGGCGAACAGACCGGAAAGCAGCTTGCCGAGCTCGGCGCCGACGTCATCAAGGTGGAACCACCAGAAGGATCGCGGTCCAGGCGGACCGGGCCGTTCGCCAGGGACGTCGTTGGGGTCGACACCAGTCTGACGTTCTGGACGTACAACGCCGGCAAGCGCAGCGTCATCCTCGACGGGTCCGCCTCCGGCCGAGCGGCCCTGCGGGCCCTGATCGCCAAGGCGGACGTCCTGCTGGCCACTCTGCGGCCGAGCGAGCTCGCCGCGGCCGGGCTGGACTACCAGCAGCTGCTCGAGACCCACCCGCGCCTGGTGATCATGTCGGTCACCCCGTTCGGCCTGGAGGGCCCATGGGCCGGCTACCGTACGTCCGACCTCGTCGGACTCGCCGCGGGTGGCCCGCTGATGAGCTGCGGCTACGACGATCACTCGATTCCGCCGATCAGGCCTGGCGGCAACCAGGGTTATCAGACGGCGGCGAGCTTCGCCCACTGTGGCCTGCTGCTGGCGTTGATCGAGCGGCAGCAGACCGGCACCGGCCAGCTGGTGGACGTGTCGATGCACTGTTCGCTCGCCGTCAGCGGCGAGCTGGCGAACCCGTACTGGTTCTATCCCAAGGTCCTGGTGCAGCGGCAGACCAGTCGGCATGCACAGCCGGAAATGACGCAGCCGGCGCTGTTTCGCTGCGCGGACGACCGATGGATCTATTTCGCGCTCATCCTGGCCGAGCAGAAGCCGTGGGAGGCCCTGGTCGATTGGATGGCCAGCCTGGACCTGGCTGTGGACCTGACCGATGCCGAATATTCAGACCTGACCTACCGGCAGCAGAACTTCTATCACGTGCAGGAGCTCATCGAGGTGTTCTTCCTCCTCATGGACTCCGCCACGGCCTACCACGAGGGGCAGCGGCGCGGCCTGCCCATCGGGCCGGTGCAGGCGCCGGAGGACCTGCTCGACGACCCCCATCTCGCGGCACGGAACTTCTTCGCGCCGTTCTCCGATGACCAGGGGGCCACCGCGCTTGTTCCCACCAGCCCCTTCCGGTTCTCCTCGTTCGCCGTCCCGTCCCCCAGGCGTGCTCCGAGACTGGGCGAGAACACGGCGGAGATCCTCGCCGACCTGGGCGAGGCACAACATCGCGGGATACCCGGGTGA
- a CDS encoding Zn-ribbon domain-containing OB-fold protein — protein MTKSRPIDDGLFIQTDDGPRLVGSSCRSCGTTTFPRQQSCPKCTRVDMADSVLPRRGALWSFTVQGFRPKPPYAGPAEFVPYGVGYVELPGAVLVEAVLTENDPERLHIGDEMELVLRPLRRDEDGTEVLTFAFAPAR, from the coding sequence GTGACGAAGAGCCGACCGATCGACGACGGGCTTTTCATCCAGACCGACGACGGCCCGCGGCTCGTCGGCAGCAGCTGCCGGTCCTGCGGGACGACGACGTTCCCGCGGCAGCAGTCGTGCCCGAAGTGCACCCGGGTGGACATGGCCGACAGCGTTCTGCCCCGCCGTGGCGCCCTCTGGTCGTTCACCGTTCAGGGCTTCCGGCCCAAGCCGCCCTACGCGGGCCCGGCCGAGTTCGTCCCGTACGGCGTCGGATACGTCGAGCTGCCCGGCGCGGTCCTCGTGGAGGCGGTGCTCACCGAGAACGACCCGGAGCGCCTGCACATCGGGGACGAGATGGAGCTGGTTCTCCGGCCGCTGCGGCGCGACGAGGACGGAACCGAGGTCCTCACCTTTGCGTTCGCACCAGCCCGCTAA
- a CDS encoding thiolase family protein, translating into MDVAIVGVGIHPFGRHEGVSGRQQGAHAIREALKDAGVSWTDIQFAVGGSHAAGDADSLVSDVGLTALPFVNVYNGCATGGSSLIMADSLIRSGAHDLGIVVGFDKHPRGAFDTDPATLGIGSWYGETGLMLTTQFFGMKAQRYLHDHGISRSALAKVAAKAYHNGSLNPNAWRRVPLSEEEINASAMLSHPLTQYMFCSPGEGGVALVLCRADRARKYTDAPVYLRSAVLRSRLFGSFEVFSPWLAVERAESPSEQASRAAFEAAGIGPAEVDLAQVQDTDSGTEISHLAECGLCKHGEQEELLRTGATSIGGSLPVNTDGGCIANGEPIGASGLRQIHENVVQLRGAAGARQVPGEPKVAFSHVYGAPGVSACTVITT; encoded by the coding sequence GTGGACGTCGCCATCGTGGGAGTCGGCATACATCCGTTCGGCCGCCATGAAGGGGTGAGCGGGCGGCAACAGGGAGCCCATGCGATCCGGGAGGCACTGAAAGACGCCGGCGTGTCCTGGACGGATATCCAGTTCGCCGTGGGTGGCAGCCACGCGGCCGGCGACGCCGACTCGCTCGTGTCCGACGTCGGGCTGACCGCCCTTCCGTTCGTCAACGTCTACAACGGGTGCGCGACCGGTGGCAGCTCGCTCATCATGGCCGACAGCCTCATCCGGTCCGGGGCACACGACCTCGGAATAGTCGTCGGGTTCGACAAGCACCCGCGGGGGGCCTTCGACACCGATCCGGCCACTCTGGGGATCGGAAGCTGGTACGGCGAGACCGGTCTCATGCTCACCACCCAGTTCTTCGGGATGAAGGCGCAGCGTTACCTGCATGACCACGGCATAAGCCGCTCCGCGTTGGCCAAGGTCGCGGCCAAGGCCTACCACAACGGGTCGCTGAACCCCAACGCCTGGCGGCGCGTCCCGCTCAGCGAGGAAGAGATCAACGCCTCGGCGATGCTGAGCCACCCGCTGACCCAGTACATGTTCTGCTCACCGGGAGAGGGCGGGGTGGCGCTGGTGCTCTGCCGGGCCGACCGCGCCCGTAAGTACACCGACGCACCGGTCTACCTCCGCTCCGCGGTACTGCGCTCGCGGCTGTTCGGCTCGTTCGAGGTGTTCAGCCCGTGGCTCGCGGTGGAACGGGCGGAGAGCCCTTCCGAGCAGGCCTCGCGCGCGGCCTTCGAGGCAGCCGGGATCGGCCCGGCCGAGGTCGACCTCGCCCAGGTCCAGGACACCGACTCCGGAACGGAGATCTCCCACCTCGCCGAATGCGGCCTGTGCAAGCACGGCGAACAGGAAGAGCTCCTGCGCACCGGCGCGACCAGCATCGGCGGCAGCCTGCCGGTCAACACCGACGGCGGGTGCATCGCGAACGGAGAGCCGATCGGGGCGTCGGGTCTCCGCCAGATCCACGAGAACGTGGTGCAGCTGCGCGGGGCCGCCGGCGCACGGCAGGTACCCGGCGAACCGAAGGTCGCGTTCAGCCACGTGTACGGCGCACCGGGCGTCAGCGCCTGCACCGTGATCACGACCTGA
- a CDS encoding S8 family serine peptidase has translation MAATLAAAATPVAASTDALRDRQWGLDQIHAKQAWALSTGSGATIAVVDTGIDLGHPDLHANLVPGATFVGCAAEAPCGLGDWKGVDGTGQQPDVHGTHVAGIAAAVADNGLGIAGVAPRAHIMPVKVLENGSGSFADIAAGITWATDHGANVINLSLGAMPGAQVLTLTGLLGDVTDAIGYAASRGVAVIAAAGNETSPLCSTPAFNPGALCVVATDRTELKATYSNLGLKPDSKAVAAPGGAAFLGCADDVYSAVPRGTGSRTCGYTDYDAFAGTSMAAPHVAGVAALLFAQGRTLPDVERALLTTARTPIANLRGVFTPTYGWGIVDAYAATLTR, from the coding sequence GTGGCGGCCACCCTGGCTGCCGCCGCCACCCCAGTGGCCGCCTCCACCGACGCGTTGCGCGACCGGCAATGGGGACTCGACCAGATCCACGCCAAGCAGGCCTGGGCGCTCAGCACTGGCTCCGGGGCCACGATCGCGGTCGTGGACACCGGCATCGACCTCGGCCACCCCGACCTGCACGCTAATCTCGTCCCCGGCGCAACCTTCGTGGGCTGCGCGGCCGAGGCGCCCTGCGGGCTGGGCGACTGGAAGGGCGTGGACGGCACAGGGCAACAACCCGACGTGCACGGCACGCACGTCGCCGGCATCGCCGCGGCCGTCGCCGACAACGGCCTGGGCATCGCCGGGGTCGCTCCACGTGCGCACATCATGCCGGTCAAGGTGCTCGAGAACGGCAGCGGCTCGTTCGCCGACATCGCGGCCGGCATCACATGGGCGACCGACCACGGCGCGAACGTCATCAACCTGAGTCTCGGCGCAATGCCGGGCGCGCAGGTTCTCACCCTGACCGGATTGCTCGGCGACGTGACCGATGCCATCGGCTACGCGGCCTCGCGCGGCGTGGCCGTCATCGCCGCGGCCGGCAACGAGACATCTCCGTTGTGCAGCACTCCCGCGTTCAATCCCGGCGCGCTCTGCGTGGTGGCCACCGACCGCACCGAACTCAAAGCCACCTACTCCAACCTGGGGCTCAAACCAGACAGCAAAGCGGTCGCGGCCCCAGGCGGAGCGGCCTTCCTCGGCTGCGCCGACGACGTCTATTCCGCCGTGCCCCGCGGCACCGGCTCCCGCACCTGCGGCTACACCGACTACGACGCCTTTGCCGGCACCTCCATGGCCGCCCCGCACGTCGCGGGCGTCGCCGCCCTGCTCTTCGCTCAGGGGCGCACGCTGCCCGACGTCGAACGGGCCCTGCTCACCACCGCCCGTACACCCATCGCCAACCTGCGGGGCGTGTTCACGCCGACCTACGGCTGGGGCATCGTCGACGCATACGCCGCTACCTTGACGAGGTAG
- a CDS encoding cytochrome P450 — translation MSVPAAPGSDATAADPVPAARQEPTVAKVAERGGCPVVTYDIMSPRPVLTGVREMAELREAAPVCWNDFGTGFWMLTRYDECREAYQNPDIFGSDSVIPLDPNPGYHWIPTHVASPEHSWYRQILNPPFSPRAVNALVPRMRELCDQTIDMFVDAGGCEFVNDFAAVYSTRVFLSLLGLPAADDGLFAEWVDTVFAGFTDPEGQARTLAAVTAMMEYFVTLVADRRAARRDPEGDFVSYLMTARFGDRPLRDDEILQMCVVLVLAGLDTVKSQLSYAFHHLATTPAHRHRISIDPSVLPSAVEEFLRAFPIIQDGRKLTRDVDFHGCPMKKGDMVQLTLGSAMRDPRVFPNPDDVDLDREANRHFSFAAGPHRCLGAHLARAEMTVALEVWHSRIPDYRLADDGPVLERGGAAGLVDLQLAWDTAG, via the coding sequence ATGAGCGTGCCCGCCGCCCCCGGGTCCGACGCGACCGCCGCGGACCCGGTACCCGCGGCGCGGCAGGAACCGACCGTCGCCAAGGTGGCCGAGCGGGGCGGATGTCCCGTGGTCACCTACGACATCATGTCCCCGCGCCCCGTGCTGACCGGTGTCAGGGAGATGGCGGAGCTTCGGGAGGCAGCGCCCGTCTGCTGGAACGATTTCGGTACCGGCTTCTGGATGCTCACCCGTTACGACGAATGCCGGGAGGCCTACCAGAATCCGGACATCTTCGGGAGCGACTCGGTCATACCGCTGGACCCGAACCCGGGTTATCACTGGATACCGACGCATGTCGCGTCGCCCGAGCACAGCTGGTACCGCCAGATCCTGAATCCGCCGTTCTCGCCGCGAGCGGTGAACGCGTTGGTTCCCCGGATGCGCGAGCTGTGCGACCAGACCATCGACATGTTCGTCGATGCCGGCGGCTGCGAGTTCGTCAACGACTTCGCCGCGGTCTACTCCACTCGGGTCTTCCTCTCCCTGCTGGGACTGCCGGCGGCCGACGACGGGCTGTTCGCCGAATGGGTGGACACGGTCTTCGCCGGCTTCACCGATCCCGAGGGGCAGGCCAGGACGCTGGCGGCGGTGACTGCGATGATGGAGTACTTCGTCACTCTCGTCGCGGACCGCCGGGCCGCCCGGCGTGATCCCGAGGGGGATTTCGTCAGCTACCTCATGACGGCGAGGTTCGGGGACCGCCCGCTACGGGACGACGAGATCCTCCAGATGTGCGTCGTGCTGGTGCTCGCCGGTCTCGACACGGTCAAGAGCCAGCTGAGCTACGCGTTCCACCATCTGGCCACCACGCCGGCGCATCGACACCGGATATCGATCGATCCGTCGGTGCTGCCGTCGGCGGTCGAGGAGTTCCTACGCGCCTTCCCGATCATTCAGGATGGCCGCAAGCTCACCCGGGACGTGGACTTCCATGGCTGCCCCATGAAGAAGGGCGACATGGTGCAGCTCACCCTGGGCTCGGCCATGCGTGACCCCAGGGTCTTCCCGAACCCCGACGACGTCGACCTGGATCGCGAGGCCAACCGGCATTTCTCGTTCGCGGCCGGGCCGCACCGCTGTCTTGGTGCGCACCTCGCCCGTGCCGAGATGACCGTCGCGCTGGAGGTCTGGCACAGCCGGATCCCCGACTATCGCCTCGCGGACGACGGGCCGGTCCTCGAACGCGGCGGCGCGGCCGGCCTGGTCGACCTCCAGCTGGCCTGGGACACCGCGGGATAG
- a CDS encoding acyl-CoA dehydrogenase family protein, protein MNLAPSEERDELRKALRSFLAAHSAESDVRRLMETPEGYDREQWARLAGELGLTGLCIPAEYGGSDATFAEVGVVLEEMGRTLTCAPYLSTVVLATGALLHIDDEAARKDHLPGIAAGETIATVAVVEESGRWDPADVATTATRGATGWELHGTKMFVIDGHIADLLLVAARTGDGEGSAVSLFAVDGTAPGLTRAAMPTLDLTRRQARLDLDAVPGRLVGPEGGAGPTLEHLGYLAAIALACEQVGGAAQVLETAVAYARTRVQFGRPIGQFQAIKHRCADMALELDAARTALAHGLWAAATSDPELPVAASIAKIRCSECFAFAAAENVQIHGGIGFSWEHSAHLYFRRATSNALMFGDPSYHREQLIRQLEAAGRL, encoded by the coding sequence GTGAATCTTGCACCGAGCGAGGAACGCGACGAGCTGCGGAAGGCCCTGCGCTCGTTTCTGGCCGCGCACTCCGCCGAATCCGACGTCCGGCGACTGATGGAGACGCCGGAGGGCTACGACCGGGAACAGTGGGCGAGGCTGGCCGGCGAGCTCGGCCTCACCGGGCTGTGCATCCCGGCCGAGTACGGCGGCAGCGACGCCACCTTCGCCGAGGTCGGCGTGGTGCTCGAGGAGATGGGGCGCACCCTGACGTGCGCGCCGTACCTGTCCACCGTCGTGCTCGCGACCGGCGCGTTGCTGCACATCGACGACGAGGCGGCCCGCAAGGATCATCTGCCCGGCATCGCCGCGGGGGAGACCATCGCGACCGTGGCGGTCGTGGAGGAGTCGGGGCGCTGGGATCCGGCCGATGTCGCGACCACCGCGACGCGCGGCGCGACGGGCTGGGAGCTGCACGGGACGAAGATGTTCGTCATCGACGGACACATCGCCGACCTCCTGCTCGTCGCCGCGCGGACGGGCGACGGCGAGGGATCGGCCGTCAGTCTCTTCGCGGTCGACGGGACCGCCCCGGGTCTGACCCGCGCCGCGATGCCGACGCTCGACCTCACCCGCCGCCAGGCACGCCTCGACCTGGACGCCGTGCCGGGCCGGCTCGTCGGCCCGGAGGGTGGCGCCGGCCCGACCCTCGAGCACCTCGGCTACCTGGCCGCCATCGCCCTGGCCTGCGAACAGGTCGGCGGCGCGGCGCAGGTGCTGGAGACCGCCGTCGCGTACGCGAGGACGCGGGTGCAGTTCGGGCGTCCGATCGGGCAGTTCCAGGCGATCAAGCACCGCTGCGCGGACATGGCGCTCGAGCTGGATGCCGCTCGGACCGCGCTGGCCCATGGACTGTGGGCGGCGGCGACCTCGGACCCCGAGCTGCCCGTCGCCGCCTCCATCGCGAAGATCCGCTGTTCGGAGTGCTTCGCGTTCGCGGCCGCCGAGAACGTCCAGATACACGGCGGTATCGGCTTCAGCTGGGAGCACTCCGCGCACCTGTACTTCCGCCGGGCGACGAGCAACGCGCTGATGTTCGGCGACCCGTCCTACCACCGGGAGCAGCTGATCCGCCAGCTGGAGGCGGCCGGGAGGCTGTGA
- a CDS encoding acyl-CoA dehydrogenase family protein, with protein MAWDFETDPEYARELDWAEEFVREEVEPLDFVIEHAWDVRDPVRAKLIPPLQDQVRERKLWACHLGPELGGPGYGQVKLALLNEVLGRTHSGPIVFGCHAPDSGNAEILAHYGTDDLKKTYLEPLIENRIVSCFSMTEPQGGSDPTGFTTRARLDGDEWVIDGEKWFSSHARFASFLIVMAVTDPDAPSHRRMSAFVVPADTPGINIVRNVGVSGHDEHEGTHAYIRYEGVRVPADHLLGERGAGFAVAQTRLGGGRIHHAMRTVGLVRRAFEMMCERAVSRTTKGEVLGRKQLVQEMIADSWIQMEQFRLLVLRTAWRIDRYNDYNKVRADIAAVKAAMPKVLMDVASRALQVHGSLGISTEMPFGRWVLESFHMGLADGPTEIHKVNLARQLLRGVTPAPGLFPTGHLPSLAADARARYAVELELADAE; from the coding sequence ATGGCCTGGGACTTCGAGACGGATCCGGAATATGCGCGCGAGCTGGACTGGGCCGAGGAGTTCGTCCGTGAGGAGGTCGAACCGCTCGACTTCGTCATCGAGCACGCCTGGGACGTGCGTGACCCGGTACGGGCGAAGCTGATCCCGCCGCTGCAGGACCAGGTCCGGGAACGGAAGCTGTGGGCCTGCCATCTCGGCCCGGAGCTCGGCGGCCCGGGCTACGGGCAGGTCAAGCTGGCGTTGCTCAACGAGGTCCTCGGGCGTACCCACTCCGGCCCGATCGTTTTCGGCTGCCATGCGCCGGATTCGGGAAACGCCGAGATCCTCGCGCACTACGGCACCGACGACCTGAAGAAGACCTACCTGGAACCGCTGATCGAGAACCGGATCGTCTCCTGTTTCTCGATGACCGAACCGCAGGGCGGCTCCGATCCGACCGGGTTCACCACGCGGGCCCGCCTCGACGGTGACGAGTGGGTGATCGACGGGGAGAAATGGTTCTCCTCGCACGCCCGGTTCGCCTCGTTCCTCATCGTGATGGCGGTCACCGACCCGGACGCGCCGTCGCACCGGCGGATGTCGGCGTTCGTCGTCCCCGCGGACACCCCCGGCATCAATATCGTCCGCAATGTGGGGGTGTCCGGGCATGACGAGCATGAGGGCACCCACGCCTACATCCGCTACGAGGGGGTGCGCGTCCCGGCGGATCATCTGCTCGGCGAGCGGGGCGCCGGCTTCGCCGTGGCGCAGACCCGGCTGGGCGGCGGCCGCATCCACCACGCGATGCGGACCGTCGGGCTGGTCAGGCGCGCGTTCGAGATGATGTGCGAGCGGGCGGTCTCCCGGACCACCAAGGGCGAGGTGCTCGGACGCAAGCAGCTCGTCCAGGAGATGATCGCCGATTCCTGGATCCAGATGGAACAGTTCCGGCTGCTCGTCCTGCGCACAGCCTGGCGCATCGACAGGTACAACGACTACAACAAAGTGCGCGCCGACATCGCCGCGGTCAAGGCGGCGATGCCCAAGGTGCTGATGGACGTCGCGTCCCGCGCGCTGCAGGTGCACGGCTCCCTGGGCATCTCCACGGAGATGCCGTTCGGCCGGTGGGTGCTGGAGTCGTTCCACATGGGCCTGGCCGACGGCCCCACCGAGATTCACAAGGTGAACCTGGCCCGGCAACTGCTGCGCGGCGTCACACCGGCCCCGGGGTTGTTCCCCACCGGCCACCTCCCGTCCCTGGCCGCCGATGCCCGGGCGCGGTACGCCGTCGAGCTCGAGCTCGCGGATGCGGAATGA
- a CDS encoding alpha/beta fold hydrolase, translating into MPFADLDGVRLFYSDDGDGETPLLLVHGLGADSHDWMFNIPALSASHRVVAVDLRGHGHTTVPTSGYAVDNYVTDLVHLLDHLDIDRVVAVGHSLGGTIVAHLAVEHPDRVLGVVEVDPAYGYDPAWPAAFQEVADAIDEQGSAAAVPGLAAFWTAETPPALRCWHARQVLTVPPHVLADSMRQWGLRHPATVLSDEARTWLARRPVPVLAIYADPARVVWEEKTFTTANSRAIAYPGAGHWLHQERPEAFNELLLTWLDSVRR; encoded by the coding sequence ATGCCGTTCGCAGACCTCGACGGAGTCAGGCTTTTCTACTCCGACGACGGCGACGGGGAGACGCCCCTGTTACTGGTGCACGGTCTGGGTGCGGACTCCCACGACTGGATGTTCAACATCCCGGCGCTGTCAGCGTCCCACCGGGTCGTCGCCGTCGACCTCCGAGGGCACGGGCACACGACAGTTCCGACCTCGGGCTATGCCGTCGACAACTACGTCACGGATCTCGTCCATCTGCTGGATCATCTCGACATCGACCGGGTGGTCGCCGTCGGCCATTCGCTCGGCGGCACGATCGTGGCGCACCTGGCCGTCGAGCATCCCGACCGAGTCCTCGGTGTGGTCGAGGTGGACCCAGCCTACGGGTACGACCCTGCCTGGCCCGCAGCATTCCAAGAGGTCGCGGACGCCATCGACGAGCAGGGTTCCGCGGCCGCCGTGCCCGGCCTCGCGGCCTTCTGGACGGCCGAGACTCCGCCGGCCCTGCGCTGCTGGCACGCACGCCAGGTTCTGACCGTCCCCCCGCACGTGCTGGCCGACTCGATGCGGCAGTGGGGCCTGCGGCACCCCGCGACCGTCCTGAGCGACGAGGCGAGAACCTGGCTCGCCCGCAGGCCTGTTCCTGTGCTGGCGATCTACGCCGACCCGGCGCGAGTCGTCTGGGAGGAAAAAACCTTCACCACGGCGAACAGCCGCGCGATCGCCTATCCGGGCGCGGGGCACTGGTTGCACCAGGAGCGTCCGGAGGCATTCAACGAACTCCTCCTCACCTGGCTCGACAGCGTACGGCGCTAA